In the genome of Pieris rapae chromosome 6, ilPieRapa1.1, whole genome shotgun sequence, one region contains:
- the LOC110992447 gene encoding coiled-coil domain-containing protein 174: MNEHSKKKLTFNKSTLFSLKAELLKKQEEVLEKKNLPKHRLENYKPVKVLDKNKHESNNPQTFKNKLKAIDTDELEAQRKSKSALEKKAELYEHLTDNAGHSELAGRFLVDFKEKKQQRITKPDAALTEVVEKEEKEDGDWIEFTDCLGRTRKCLKSDLDFYKKRDKELMKRMPGFEEDESDMTEKKAEHPFLVQKTKDYLQSLRQKWEEKEKELLAKDQDIHYQDILFDEARMHGVGYYAFSTDETERKKQIEQLMKEREQTLKAQKQAEELRKKRDELVAARVAAAKARQRMRLGLPPEDPEDKQNEFRKCLIEFLNEKKTEADNKANEEEKRLKEEREKERQKERDAYIREWDLGKEGVDDKVTKFRVMTQEEYVEKQRAKRINEFAPLEASTSGKSKFSFDIKGSKVDTQTNIKESDSTKKKTWADVRQEVRPLTPPPHEINDLNQKGLYFSSKKSEGSVKYKNFVKSGDPIPILNELSDDEDKVRRHNKRPNECHSEIPPPPTYDYYGPVPKISKHQKPFESDIRESFAQGTKSLETKSTGIHLPKHYDFTFD; encoded by the exons ATGAATGAGCACAGTAAGAAGAAATTAACTTTCAATAAATCAACC ttatttagtttaaaggCAGAACTTCTTAAAAAGCAAGAAGAGgttttagaaaagaaaaatctacCAAAGCACAGGTTGGAAAACTATAAGCCTGTAAaagttttagataaaaataaacatgagTCTAACAATCctcaaacttttaaaaataaactgaagGCTATTGATACTGATGAATTAGAAGCacaaagaaaatcaaa GTCAGCACTAGAAAAGAAAGCTGAACTTTATGAACATTTGACTGATAATGCTGGGCATTCTGAATTGGCAGGACGATTCCTTGTGGATTTTAAAGAGAAGAAACAGCAAAGAATTACAAAGCCTGATGCTGCACTGACTGAAGTAGTTGAAAAGGAGGAGAAAGAAGATGGTGACTg GATTGAATTTACTGACTGTTTGGGAAGAACTAGAAAATGTCTGAAATCAGACTtggatttttacaaaaaacgtGACAAAGAACTGATGAAAAGAATGCCTGGATTTGAAGAAGATGAAAGTGATATG ACTGAAAAAAAAGCAGAGCATCCATTCCTGGTGCAGAAGACCAAAGATTACCTTCAATCTCTAAGACAGAAATGGGAAGAGAAAGAGAAGGAATTACTGGCTAAGGACCAAGATATTCATTATCAGGATATCCTCTTTGATG AGGCAAGAATGCACGGTGTTGGATACTATGCATTCAGTACAGATGAGACTGAACGTAAAAAGCAAATAGAACAATTGATGAAGGAAAGAGAGCAGACCCTCAAGGCCCAAAAGCAAGCTGAAGAGTTGAGGAAGAAAAGAGACGAGTTAGTTGCTGCTAGGGTTGCAGCTGCCAAGGCGCGGCAGAGAATGAGATTAGGACTTCCACCCGAGGACCCTGAAG ATAAACAGAACGAATTTAGAAAATGTCTAATTGAATTCTTAAACGAAAAGAAAACTGAAGCAGATAATAAAGCGaatgaagaagaaaaaagattaaaaGAAGAACGTGAGAAAGAAAGACAGAAAGAACGAGACGCCTATATCCGCGAATGGGACTTGGGTAAAGAAGGCGTAGATGATAAAGTTACTAAATTCAGAGTAATGACACAAGAAGAATATGTTGAAAAACAGAGAGCGAAGCGGATCAATGAATTTGCTCCACTTGAAGCGTCAACATCtggtaaatctaaattttcaTTTGATATTAAGGGAAGTAAAGTAGATACACAAACCAATATAAAAGAGAGTGATTCAACTAAAAAAAAGACTTGGGCAGATGTTAGACAAGAAGTCAGACCACTTACACCTCCTCCACATGAGATAAAcgatttaaatcaaaaaggTCTATATTTTTCATCAAAGAAATCGGAAGGATcagtaaaatataagaattttgttaaaagtGGGGACCCAATTCCGATACTCAATGAATTGAGTGATGATGAAGATAAAGTTAGAAGACATAATAAACGTCCTAATGAATGTCACTCTGAGATACCGCCGCCACCGACTTACGACTATTATGGCCCTGTGCCTAAAATCTCGAAACATCAAAAACCTTTTGAGTCCGATATAAGAGAATCATTTGCCCAAGGCACAAAAAGTCTAGAAACTAAGTCAACTGGTATACATTTACCTAAACATTATGACTTCACATttgattaa
- the LOC110992444 gene encoding uncharacterized protein LOC110992444: protein MAERKFSTSTILLSVAAFILLSDVAAENECYWCGPLAEQVHRSRRAPPCDAPKAHVTTCDAGFPHCAIVATAPPYVESRYCVKIYQDECYLDFCNTTRTWKMTCPCKGNLCNGQNSDREESSFAELIATTQKALKRRTKKSIKEPLVRSVQTEDKNAAMVDPDNINKTVTEPGVNEDGSDKFMPTFSTSRITHQENGQGTTITGTSEENTSEEQSKQYIAVDVTTPYVLESTIVKISETKKNNAENLIEATEKLPTAEALQSEHSDTSENEEVESTVSDDDVTTTEGALGTEQPTPRENSASGVYFNIYSLILFLCAKL, encoded by the exons ATGGCGGAAAGAAAGTTTTCAACATCAACAATTTTGCTGAGCGTTGCCGCGTTCATTTTGTTAAGTG atGTTGCCGCAGAAAATGAGTGCTACTGGTGCGGCCCTCTAGCGGAACAGGTGCACCGCAGTCGAAGAGCACCACCTTGTGACGCTCCCAAAGCTCATGTGACAACGTGCGATGCAGGCTTCCCGCATTGTGCCATCGTCGCCACTGCACCGC CTTACGTTGAATCCAGATACTGCGTCAAAATCTATCAAGATGAGTGCTATCTTGATTTCTGTAATACCACGAGAACATGGAAAATGACATGCCCGTGCAAAGGAAACCTCTGCAATGGACAAAATTCAGATAGAGAGGAATCGTCTTTTGCCGAACTTATCGCTACAACTCAAAAGGCTCTTAAAAGAAGAACAAAAAAGAGTATTAAGGAACCTTTAGTACGATCTGTACAAACTGAAGACAAGAACGCTGCGATGGTTGATCccgataatataaataaaacagttacaGAGCCCGGGGTGAACGAGGATGGCAGCGATAAATTTATGCCAACATTTAGTACATCTAGAATCACTCATCAGGAAAACGGACAAGGTACAACTATAACTGGCACGAGTGAAGAGAACACATCAGAAGAACAAAGTAAACAGTATATTGCCGTAGATGTAACTACGCCTTATGTGTTAGAATCcacaattgtaaaaatatctgAAACTAAGAAGAACAATGCAGAAAATCTGATTGAAGCTACTGAAAAGTTGCCAACAGCCGAAGCATTGCAAAGCGAACATTCTGATACTAGTGAAAATGAAGAGGTTGAAAGTACAGTTAGCGACGATGACGTCACAACAACGGAGGGTGCGTTAGGTACAGAGCAACCCACGCCGCGGGAAAACTCAGCTAGCGgtgtttactttaatatttattcattgatattatttctatgtgctaAGTTGTAG
- the LOC110992393 gene encoding uncharacterized protein LOC110992393 isoform X2, whose protein sequence is MCPDEKPYCTTVVSTPNLTISLACGAAQGSPCVLEYKTEYLLTCICDDNLCNAPYNQQLRDELLNFSTNFPANSDANLTEIFLKFTTYANVSNEAIYEMVTANTTSTSIAPVTSTSATAKNSTHVPKLPHAEALKQATIPPDDDEDEGEGSGVDESKLHEHASPAAPSSFLPAKENGAPGSSLNILYLVLLFLNPYF, encoded by the exons ATGTGTCCAGATGAAAAACCCTATTGCACTACAGTTGTGTCAACTCCTA ATTTAACGATCTCTCTTGCCTGCGGAGCGGCTCAAGGGTCACCTTGTGTTTTGGAATACAAAACTGAATATCTGTTGACCTGCATATGTGATGACAATCTCTGCAATGCGCCTTACAATCAACAGTTACGGGACGAGCTGCTCAATTTTTCAACAAACTTCCCGGCGAATAGCGATGCCAATTTGAcagagatatttttaaaattcacgaCGTACGCTAACGTCAGTAATGAAGCCATTTATGAAATGGTAACTGCAAATACGACATCGACCTCAATAGCTCCCGTGACCTCTACGAGCGCTACAGCCAAAAACTCAACACACGTTCCTAAGTTGCCACACGCTGAGGCGTTAAAACAGGCGACAATACCTcctgatgatgatgaagatgAGGGTGAAGGAAGCGGAGTTGATGAGTCCAAACTACATGAGCATGCGTCACCAGCCGCTCCAAGTTCATTTCTTCCAGCGAAAGAAAACGGCGCACCTGGTTCTTCTCTAAACATCTTATACTTAgtacttttatttcttaatccATACTTTTAA
- the LOC110992393 gene encoding uncharacterized protein LOC110992393 isoform X1, translating into MRIKMFSCAIFFCILMLLIVDTRIGALPQTSIQPRKCHLSTNASWVGMCPDEKPYCTTVVSTPNLTISLACGAAQGSPCVLEYKTEYLLTCICDDNLCNAPYNQQLRDELLNFSTNFPANSDANLTEIFLKFTTYANVSNEAIYEMVTANTTSTSIAPVTSTSATAKNSTHVPKLPHAEALKQATIPPDDDEDEGEGSGVDESKLHEHASPAAPSSFLPAKENGAPGSSLNILYLVLLFLNPYF; encoded by the exons ATGAGAATAAAGATGTTCTCTTGTGCTATATTCTTTTGTATATTGATGCTACTGATAGTGGATACAAGGATTGGTGCTTTGCCACAGACaa GTATCCAGCCTCGAAAATGTCATTTAAGCACTAATGCCAGTTGGGTCGGCATGTGTCCAGATGAAAAACCCTATTGCACTACAGTTGTGTCAACTCCTA ATTTAACGATCTCTCTTGCCTGCGGAGCGGCTCAAGGGTCACCTTGTGTTTTGGAATACAAAACTGAATATCTGTTGACCTGCATATGTGATGACAATCTCTGCAATGCGCCTTACAATCAACAGTTACGGGACGAGCTGCTCAATTTTTCAACAAACTTCCCGGCGAATAGCGATGCCAATTTGAcagagatatttttaaaattcacgaCGTACGCTAACGTCAGTAATGAAGCCATTTATGAAATGGTAACTGCAAATACGACATCGACCTCAATAGCTCCCGTGACCTCTACGAGCGCTACAGCCAAAAACTCAACACACGTTCCTAAGTTGCCACACGCTGAGGCGTTAAAACAGGCGACAATACCTcctgatgatgatgaagatgAGGGTGAAGGAAGCGGAGTTGATGAGTCCAAACTACATGAGCATGCGTCACCAGCCGCTCCAAGTTCATTTCTTCCAGCGAAAGAAAACGGCGCACCTGGTTCTTCTCTAAACATCTTATACTTAgtacttttatttcttaatccATACTTTTAA